In one Scyliorhinus canicula chromosome 3, sScyCan1.1, whole genome shotgun sequence genomic region, the following are encoded:
- the LOC119963119 gene encoding double-stranded RNA-binding protein Staufen homolog 1-like, whose amino-acid sequence MSQIQVHNSPSSLSQPLMGSTVGQGIPSGIGPLASESASRPIQSSALPSMSATSTTATAVPSNMANPKEKTPMCLVNELARFNKIQPEYKLLNELGPAHAKVFTVQLALGDQHWEAEGSSIKKAQHAAAAKALVETSLPKPPPRPPHSVTPTVELNALCMKMGKKPTYRPIDPYPGLRLGYNMLRNNAYPQRYFYPFPPVGPVTYQVELVIGNQQFQGKGRSRQAAKHDAAAKALKALQNETLPSKLPTVNGKEPDDDDLNKSEISQVFEIALKRNMPVNFEVIKESGPPHMKSFVTKVMVGEFSAEGEGKSKKISKKAAAIAVLEELKKLPQLPIVEKVKPRIKKKTKSIVKTSPEYGQGMNPISRLAQIQQAKKEKEPEYTLMVERGLPRLREFVMRVKVGGQVGEGMGPNKKVAKRNAAEKMLELLGFKVPQPQPPKPALKTEEKPTVKDPVKGRKVTFFEPGSSVEDSATVKDGSMRLEDEFQMPYPSHQQLPAGILPMVPEVAQAVGVNQGHHTKDFNRPAANPAMATVTAMIARELLYGGTSLTAEAILKNNPAARKPQSTLTRPSEQLDFLASVQGLQVEYKDFPKNNKNEYVSLINCSSQTPLISHGIGKDVESCHDMAALNILKLLSELDQQNVDIPRTGNGPIAVCVKQEIDGDSLIKPANSNTLGQTLDVTD is encoded by the coding sequence ATGTCTCAGATTCAGGTTCATAACTCGCCCTCCAGTCTATCGCAGCCTCttatgggtagcactgttggccAGGGCATTCCTTCCGGAATTGGCCCTTTGGCATCAGAAAGTGCTAGTAGGCCCATTCAAAGCTCAGCTTTACCTTCCATGTCTGCCACTTCCACCACCGCAACTGCAGTTCCTTCAAACATGGCAAACCCCAAAGAGAAAACCCCTATGTGTCTTGTGAATGAGTTAGCCCGTTTCAACAAGATTCAGCCAGAATACAAACTTTTAAATGAACTTGGTCCAGCTCATGCCAAGGTTTTTACAGTGCAGTTGGCACTTGGTGACCAGCACTGGGAAGCTGAAGGAAGCAGCATTAAGAAGGCTCAGCATGCAGCAGCTGCAAAGGCCTTAGTGGAAACCAGTCTCCCAAAACCACCACCTCGTCCCCCACACAGTGTTACTCCAACAGTAGAATTGAATGCCTTGTGTATGAAAATGGGAAAGAAACCAACCTACAGACCAATTGATCCTTACCCTGGGTTAAGGCTGGGCTACAATATGCTGAGAAATAATGCTTACCCTCAAAGGTACTTTTACCCTTTCCCTCCTGTTGGACCAGTCACTTACCAAGTAGAACTTGTAATTGGAAATCAGCAGTTCCAGGGAAAAGGAAGATCAAGACAGGCTGCTAAACATGATGCAGCTGCTAAAGCACTCAAAGCCTTGCAAAATGAAACCCTGCCATCCAAGTTACCAACCGTTAATGGAAAAGAACCAGATGATGATGATCTCAATAAATCCGAAATAAGCCAAGTttttgagattgcactgaaaagaaATATGCCTGTGAACTTTGAAGTAATAAAAGAAAGTGGCCCTCCTCACATGAAAAGTTTTGTAACTAAAGTAATGGTTGGAGAATTTTCAGCTGAAGGAGAAGGTAAAAGTAAGAAAATTTCCAAGAAAGCTGCCGCAATTGCTGTTCTGGAGGAACTGAAGAAACTTCCACAGCTTCCAATTGTAGAAAAAGTGAAACCACGCATAAAAAAGAAAACTAAATCAATAGTGAAGACAAGTCCAGAGTATGGGCAAGGAATGAATCCAATCAGCCGTCTAGCTCAAATTCAGCAAGCAAAAAAAGAAAAGGAGCCTGAATATACATTAATGGTAGAACGAGGCCTTCCTCGCCTCAGAGAGTTTGTTATGCGGGTTAAAGTTGGTGGTCAAGTAGGAGAGGGAATGGGCCCAAATAAGAAAGTTGCCAAGCGAAATGCAGCTGAGAAAATGTTGGAGCTTTTAGGTTTTAAAGTTCCCCAGCCTCAGCCACCTAAACCAGCTTTGAAAACTGAAGAAAAGCCAACAGTGAAAGATCCTGTTAAAGGGCGGAAAGTGACCTTTTTCGAGCCTGGTTCCTCTGTAGAAGATAGTGCAACAGTTAAAGATGGGAGCATGCGTCTAGAagatgagtttcaaatgccttatCCCAGCCACCAGCAACTACCTGCAGGAATCCTTCCTATGGTTCCTGAGGTAGCACAGGCTGTTGGTGTCAATCAAGGGCATCATACCAAAGATTTCAACAGGCCTGCAGCAAATCCAGCCATGGCTACTGTCACCGCAATGATAGCAAGAGAACTCCTATATGGTGGAACGTCCTTAACTGCAGaagcaattttgaaaaataatCCTGCAGCCCGCAAGCCACAAAGCACCCTTACCAGACCTTCAGAACAGTTGGACTTTTTGGCTAGTGTTCAAGGATTACAGGTTGAATATAAGGATTTtccaaaaaataataaaaatgagtATGTGTCTCTGATAAACTGTTCCTCTCAAACTCCTCTGATCAGTCACGGAATTGGAAAAGATGTTGAGTCCTGTCATGATATGGCTGCTCTTAATATCTTAAAACTATTGTCTGAGCTGGACCAACAAAATGTAGACATACCAAGAACAGGAAATGGACCAATTGCTGTATGTGTGAAACAAGAAATTGATGGTGATTCTCTCATCAAACCGGCTAACTCAAACACTTTAGGACAAACACTGGATGTCACTGACTGA